A stretch of Passer domesticus isolate bPasDom1 chromosome 23, bPasDom1.hap1, whole genome shotgun sequence DNA encodes these proteins:
- the LOC135285414 gene encoding transmembrane protein 45B-like: MANFKGHALPGSFFLLFGLWWSVKYPLQYLSQKENKKSHRAYCFQRVDAIEGGIKIVFSLIGMLAEQFVPDGPHLYLYSGEKHDWVKLMNWQHTTMYLFYGLSGVVDVFTYISQVVPQGLDRLMLAMAVFVEGCLFYYHVLHRPLLDQHIHSLLLITIFAGASSILLEVFLRDNIVLEMFRAHITIVQGTWFWQIGVVLFQPWGGPVWDENDHSNIMFLTMCFFWHWAAAVAILAVNYTLAYCCLQRLRRGSGEPYISLGVRQQKCDSSSQAAFLNGSDEE, encoded by the exons ATGGCGAATTTTAAGGGTCATGCACTTCCAGGCAGCTTCTTCCTGCTCTTTGGCCTCTGGTGGTCTGTGAAATACCCACTGCAGTATCTCagccagaaagaaaataaaaaatcccacAGAGCTTACTGTTTCCAGCGTGTGGATGCCATTGAAGGGGGAATCAAAATCGTCTTTTCTCTAATAG ggatgctggCGGAGCAGTTTGTCCCCGATGGTCCCCACTTGTACCTGTACAGCGGGGAGAAGCACGACTGGGTGAAGCTGATGAACTGGCAGCACACCACCATGTACCTCTTCTATGGACTCTCCGGGGTGGTAGATGTCTTCACCTACATCTCCCAGGTGGTGCCGCAGGGTCTGGATCGCCTTATGTTGGCCATGGCCGTGTTCGTTGAAG gttgtctCTTCTATTACCATGTCCTTCACCGCCCCTTGTTGGATCAGCAtatccactccctgctgctcatCACCATCTTTGCTGGGGCTAGCAGCATCCTGCTGGAGGTTTTCCTCCGTGACAACATTGTCCTGGAGATGTTCCGAGCCCACATCACCATCGTCCAGGGAACGTGGTTCTGGCAG ATTGGTGTTGTGCTGTTCCAGCCATGGGGAGGTCCCGTGTGGGATGAGAATGATCACAGCAACATCATGTTCCTCACGATGTGCTTCTTCTGGCactgggcagctgctgtggccatCTTGGCTGTGAACTACACCCTCGCTTACTG ctgcctccagagGCTCCGGAGAGGCAGTGGAGAGCCCTACATCAGCCTGGGGGTCCGGCAGCAGAAGTGTGACAGCAGCTCCCAAGCTGCCTTCTTGAATGGCTCCGATGAAGAGTGA